In the genome of Flexistipes sinusarabici DSM 4947, one region contains:
- the ilvN gene encoding acetolactate synthase small subunit, which produces MRHIISILVENKPGALSRIGGLFSGRGYNIESLSVGVTGDPKISIMTIVTKGDDRVVEQIIKQLRKLINTIKVRDVTQVEHIEREMILVKVQALPKNRTDIFSIVNTFRAKVIDLTGDSMVIEITGTKDKNKAFLHVLEPFGIIEQVRTGSVAIGRGNKATTEFTKQDIK; this is translated from the coding sequence ATGAGACACATTATATCAATCTTAGTTGAAAATAAACCGGGCGCACTCTCCAGAATCGGAGGACTTTTCAGCGGCCGGGGGTACAATATTGAAAGCCTGTCCGTTGGGGTTACAGGTGATCCAAAGATATCCATTATGACTATTGTCACAAAAGGTGATGACAGGGTTGTTGAGCAGATCATCAAGCAATTGAGAAAGCTTATCAACACTATTAAAGTCAGGGACGTAACACAGGTGGAACATATAGAAAGGGAAATGATACTGGTCAAGGTTCAGGCTCTGCCGAAGAATCGAACAGATATATTCAGCATTGTAAATACTTTCAGAGCCAAAGTTATAGACTTGACAGGTGATTCTATGGTAATAGAAATCACAGGTACAAAAGACAAAAATAAGGCCTTTCTGCATGTGCTGGAACCTTTTGGAATAATAGAACAGGTCAGAACGGGAAGTGTTGCCATAGGCAGAGGAAACAAAGCAACCACAGAATTTACAAAACAAGATATAAAATAG